One window of Candidatus Mycobacterium wuenschmannii genomic DNA carries:
- a CDS encoding SDR family oxidoreductase, translating to MRFENKVAIVTGSGGGIGQAYAEALAREGAAVIVADINAEAAQGVAKQIVADGGTALSIPVDVSDPASAKAMADQTLAEFGGIDYLVNNAAIFGGMKLDFLLTVDPEYYKKFMSVNLDGALWCTRAVYKKMAKRGGGVIVNQSSTAAWLYSNFYGLAKVGINGLTQQLATELAGQNIRINAIAPGPIDTEANRTTTPQEMVADIVKGIPLSRMGTPEDLVGMCLFLLSDEASWITGQIFNVDGGQIFRS from the coding sequence ATGCGGTTTGAGAACAAGGTCGCGATCGTCACCGGATCCGGCGGCGGTATCGGCCAGGCCTACGCCGAAGCGCTGGCCCGCGAGGGTGCTGCCGTCATTGTCGCCGACATCAATGCCGAAGCGGCACAAGGTGTTGCCAAGCAGATCGTCGCCGACGGTGGCACGGCGCTCAGCATTCCGGTGGACGTCTCGGACCCGGCCTCGGCCAAGGCGATGGCGGACCAGACGCTCGCGGAGTTCGGCGGCATCGACTACCTGGTGAACAACGCCGCGATCTTCGGCGGCATGAAGCTCGACTTCCTGCTCACCGTCGACCCCGAGTACTACAAGAAGTTCATGAGCGTGAACCTCGACGGCGCGCTGTGGTGCACCCGCGCGGTGTACAAGAAGATGGCCAAGCGCGGCGGAGGCGTGATCGTCAACCAATCCTCAACGGCCGCATGGCTGTATTCGAACTTCTATGGACTGGCCAAGGTCGGTATCAACGGCCTGACTCAGCAGTTGGCCACCGAACTCGCGGGCCAGAACATCCGGATCAACGCGATCGCCCCGGGCCCCATCGACACCGAGGCCAACCGGACCACCACACCGCAGGAGATGGTCGCGGACATCGTCAAGGGTATCCCGCTCTCCCGGATGGGAACTCCGGAGGATCTGGTCGGCATGTGTCTTTTCCTGCTCTCTGACGAGGCGTCCTGGATCACCGGCCAGATCTTCAACGTCGACGGCGGACAGATCTTCCGCTCATGA
- a CDS encoding aldehyde dehydrogenase, giving the protein MALLADGVSSLLIDGKLTGGNQGTFATVNPATEEVLGAAADADAEDMGRAIESARRAFDDTDWSRNTELRVRCIRQLREAMQAHVEELREITIAEVGAPRMLTAAAQLEGPVDDLNFAADTAESYQWSVDLGEASPMGIPTRRTIAREAVGVVGAITPWNFPHQINLAKLGPALAAGNTIVLKPAPDTPWCAAVLGEIITEHTDFPPGVVNIVTSSDHSVGALLAKDPRVDMVSFTGSTATGRAVMGDAAATLKKVFLELGGKSAFVVLDDADLNGACSVSAFTASMHAGQGCAITTRLVVPRARYDEAVAIAAGTMGSIKPGDPNKPGTVCGPVISARQRDRVQSYLDLAIAEGGTFACGGGRPADRDTGFFIEPTVIAGLTNDARPAREEIFGPVLTVIAHDGDEDALRIANDSPYGLSGTVFSADPERAAGFAARLRVGTVNVNGGVWYSADAPFGGYKQSGTGREMGLAGFEEYLEIKTIATAVS; this is encoded by the coding sequence ATGGCACTGCTGGCCGACGGGGTGAGCTCGCTGCTCATCGACGGCAAGCTGACGGGCGGCAACCAAGGCACGTTTGCGACGGTCAACCCGGCCACCGAAGAGGTGCTGGGTGCTGCGGCCGATGCCGACGCCGAGGACATGGGCCGGGCCATCGAGTCGGCCCGGCGGGCCTTCGACGACACCGACTGGTCGCGCAACACCGAGTTGCGGGTGCGCTGCATCCGTCAGCTCCGCGAGGCGATGCAGGCCCACGTCGAGGAACTGCGCGAGATCACCATCGCCGAGGTGGGCGCACCCCGGATGCTCACCGCCGCAGCGCAATTGGAAGGTCCGGTCGACGACCTGAACTTCGCCGCCGACACCGCGGAGTCCTACCAGTGGAGCGTCGATCTGGGTGAGGCTTCGCCGATGGGGATTCCCACCCGGCGCACCATCGCCCGCGAAGCCGTCGGCGTCGTCGGCGCGATCACCCCCTGGAACTTCCCGCACCAGATCAACCTCGCCAAGCTCGGTCCGGCGCTGGCGGCCGGCAACACGATCGTGCTCAAACCAGCCCCGGACACCCCGTGGTGCGCGGCAGTGCTCGGCGAAATCATCACCGAGCACACCGATTTCCCGCCCGGCGTCGTCAACATCGTCACCTCCAGCGACCACAGCGTTGGCGCGCTACTGGCGAAAGACCCCCGGGTCGACATGGTGTCGTTCACCGGGTCGACGGCCACCGGCCGCGCCGTGATGGGCGACGCCGCGGCGACTTTGAAGAAGGTGTTCCTGGAACTCGGCGGCAAGTCGGCGTTCGTCGTGCTCGACGACGCGGATCTGAACGGCGCGTGCTCGGTGTCGGCGTTCACCGCGTCCATGCACGCCGGTCAGGGTTGCGCGATCACGACCCGTCTCGTAGTGCCGCGCGCCAGGTACGACGAGGCCGTCGCGATCGCCGCAGGCACGATGGGCTCGATCAAGCCGGGCGACCCGAACAAGCCCGGAACCGTCTGCGGCCCGGTCATTTCCGCGCGGCAGCGCGACCGGGTGCAGAGCTACCTCGACCTGGCGATCGCCGAGGGTGGCACCTTCGCATGCGGTGGCGGCCGCCCGGCCGACCGCGACACCGGTTTCTTCATCGAGCCCACCGTGATCGCCGGATTGACCAACGACGCGCGTCCGGCCCGCGAGGAGATCTTCGGCCCGGTGCTCACCGTGATCGCCCACGACGGCGACGAGGACGCGCTGCGCATCGCCAATGATTCGCCATATGGCTTGTCCGGCACCGTATTCAGCGCTGACCCGGAGCGCGCGGCGGGCTTCGCGGCGCGGTTGCGGGTAGGCACCGTCAACGTCAACGGCGGTGTCTGGTACTCGGCCGACGCTCCCTTCGGCGGCTACAAGCAGTCCGGCACCGGACGCGAGATGGGCCTGGCGGGCTTCGAGGAATACCTGGAAATCAAAACCATCGCCACGGCTGTGTCCTGA
- a CDS encoding TetR/AcrR family transcriptional regulator — translation MSSDPVATITPATGDSVGAAPRNRRQEETFRKVLAAGIEVLRETSYADLTVRAVAARAKVAPATAYTYFSSKNHLIAEVYLDMVRQVPFFTDVNESMPTRVDKALRALALVVADEPEVAAACTTALLGGSGDPAVRAVRDRIGAEIHKRITSAIGPDAEPRIVSVLEMTFFGALVNAASGAYTYHQIADHLAYAVGLILKTEA, via the coding sequence GTGTCCAGTGACCCCGTGGCCACCATCACGCCCGCGACCGGCGACTCAGTCGGTGCCGCGCCACGCAACCGTCGGCAAGAAGAGACGTTCCGCAAAGTGCTGGCGGCCGGGATCGAGGTACTACGCGAAACGTCCTACGCCGACCTGACAGTGCGCGCGGTGGCCGCCCGCGCCAAGGTCGCCCCGGCGACGGCCTACACCTACTTCTCCTCCAAGAACCATCTGATCGCCGAGGTGTACCTCGACATGGTTCGCCAGGTGCCGTTCTTCACCGACGTGAACGAGTCGATGCCGACGCGCGTGGACAAGGCACTTCGTGCGCTCGCCCTCGTCGTCGCCGACGAACCCGAAGTCGCTGCGGCGTGCACCACGGCGCTGCTCGGCGGCAGCGGCGATCCGGCGGTCCGCGCGGTGCGCGACCGGATCGGGGCCGAGATCCACAAACGCATCACCTCCGCCATCGGACCCGACGCGGAACCCCGCATCGTGTCGGTGCTCGAGATGACGTTCTTCGGCGCCCTCGTCAACGCCGCCAGCGGCGCGTACACCTACCACCAGATCGCCGACCATCTCGCCTACGCAGTCGGCCTCATCCTCAAGACGGAAGCCTGA
- a CDS encoding cytochrome P450: protein MTAQIEKPMLDPYDYDFHEDPYPYYKKLRDEAPLYHNEELGFWALSRHQDVHQGFRNSTTLSNKYGVSLDPASRGPHAAKTMSFLAMDDPGHLRLRTLVSKGFTPRRIRELEPRVTEIATQHLDVMLEKAASGVAVDYVDEFAGKLPMDVISELMGVPEPDRVQVRAWADGVMHREEGVTDVPPEAIEASLNLIVYYQEMVAERRTKLTDDLTSALLEAEIDGDRLTDEEVLGFMFLMVIAGNETTTKLLANAAFWGHRSPDQLTPVYDDLSRVPLWVEETLRYDTSSQILARSVASELTLYDTTIPSGDVLLLLPGSGHRDERAFDKPDDFIIGRDIGSKLLSFGSGAHFCLGAHLARMEARVALTELFTRIRGYEVDEANSVRVHSSNVRGFAHLPMTVEVR from the coding sequence ATGACCGCTCAAATCGAGAAGCCAATGTTGGATCCGTACGACTACGACTTCCACGAGGACCCGTACCCGTACTACAAGAAGCTGCGCGACGAGGCGCCGCTGTATCACAACGAGGAACTGGGCTTCTGGGCATTGTCCCGACATCAGGACGTGCACCAGGGGTTTCGCAACAGCACGACGCTGTCCAACAAGTACGGCGTCTCGCTGGACCCGGCATCCCGCGGGCCGCATGCCGCCAAGACCATGTCGTTTCTGGCGATGGACGACCCGGGCCACCTGCGGCTGCGGACCCTGGTGTCAAAGGGCTTCACGCCCAGGCGAATTCGCGAGCTCGAGCCGCGTGTCACCGAAATCGCGACCCAGCACCTCGACGTGATGCTGGAGAAGGCGGCCTCCGGTGTCGCCGTCGACTATGTCGACGAGTTCGCCGGCAAGCTGCCGATGGATGTCATCTCCGAGCTGATGGGGGTTCCCGAGCCGGACCGGGTCCAGGTGCGGGCCTGGGCCGATGGCGTGATGCACCGCGAAGAAGGTGTCACCGACGTGCCGCCGGAGGCCATCGAGGCCTCGCTCAATCTGATCGTCTACTACCAGGAAATGGTCGCCGAGCGGCGCACGAAGCTCACCGACGATCTGACGTCCGCGCTACTGGAAGCCGAGATCGACGGCGACCGACTCACCGACGAAGAAGTGCTGGGCTTCATGTTCCTGATGGTGATCGCCGGCAACGAGACGACCACCAAACTGCTTGCCAATGCCGCTTTTTGGGGTCATCGCAGCCCGGATCAGCTGACGCCGGTGTACGACGACCTGTCCCGGGTGCCGCTCTGGGTGGAGGAGACGCTGCGTTACGACACGTCGAGCCAGATCCTGGCGCGCTCAGTCGCCAGCGAACTCACCCTCTACGACACCACGATTCCCAGCGGCGACGTCCTGCTACTGCTACCGGGCTCGGGCCACCGCGACGAGCGCGCCTTCGACAAGCCCGACGACTTCATCATCGGGCGCGACATCGGTTCCAAGCTCTTGAGTTTCGGCAGCGGCGCGCACTTCTGCCTGGGCGCGCACCTGGCCCGGATGGAGGCGCGCGTCGCACTCACCGAATTGTTCACCCGCATCCGCGGTTACGAGGTCGACGAGGCCAACTCGGTTCGCGTCCACTCCAGCAACGTCCGCGGATTCGCCCACCTACCGATGACCGTGGAGGTCCGCTAA
- a CDS encoding SDR family oxidoreductase yields MPRFAPLPERRPAIVAGASSGIGEATAIELAAHGFPVALGARRVEKLEDIVGKINADGGEAVGFHLDVTDPNSVKSFVAQSVDALGEIEVLVAGAGDTYFGKLAEIAGDEFNSQLQIHLIGAFRLAEALLPGMIERQRGDLIFVGSDVALRQRPHMGAYGAAKAALTAMVNNLQMELEGTGVRASIVHPGPTKTGMGWSLPAEKIGPALEDWAKWGQARHDYFLRAADLGRAITFVAETPRGGFIANMELQPEAPLADTKDRQKLALGEEGMPGQ; encoded by the coding sequence ATGCCCCGCTTTGCACCACTGCCCGAACGCCGTCCGGCCATCGTCGCGGGGGCATCGTCCGGCATCGGTGAGGCCACAGCCATCGAGCTGGCCGCACACGGCTTTCCGGTTGCCCTGGGAGCTCGCCGCGTCGAGAAGCTGGAAGACATCGTCGGCAAGATCAACGCCGACGGCGGCGAAGCGGTCGGCTTTCACCTCGACGTAACCGACCCGAACTCCGTCAAATCCTTTGTTGCGCAATCGGTCGACGCGCTCGGCGAGATCGAGGTGCTGGTGGCCGGCGCCGGTGACACCTACTTCGGCAAGCTGGCCGAAATCGCGGGCGACGAATTCAACTCGCAACTGCAGATCCACCTGATCGGCGCCTTCCGATTGGCAGAAGCGCTGTTGCCCGGGATGATCGAGCGCCAACGCGGCGACCTGATCTTCGTCGGCTCTGACGTCGCCCTGCGTCAGCGGCCGCACATGGGCGCCTACGGCGCGGCCAAGGCCGCGCTGACGGCGATGGTCAACAACCTGCAGATGGAACTCGAGGGCACCGGCGTGCGGGCCTCGATCGTGCACCCCGGCCCGACCAAGACCGGGATGGGCTGGAGCCTGCCGGCCGAGAAAATCGGCCCGGCACTTGAAGATTGGGCGAAGTGGGGCCAGGCCCGGCACGACTACTTCCTGCGTGCGGCCGACCTCGGGCGGGCCATCACATTCGTCGCCGAGACCCCGCGCGGCGGCTTCATCGCGAACATGGAGCTGCAACCCGAGGCCCCGCTGGCCGACACCAAGGACCGCCAGAAGCTCGCGCTCGGCGAAGAAGGGATGCCAGGTCAATGA
- a CDS encoding cytochrome P450: MTTSTAVPRVSGGEEEHGHLEEFRTDPIGLMKRVRDECGDVGWFQLVDKHVILLSGAEANEFFFRSADEDLDQAAAYPFMAPIFGQGVVFDASPERRKEMLHNSALRGEQMKGHAATIEDQVRGMIADWGDEGEIELLDFFSELTIYTSTACLIGVKFRNQLDHRFAEYYHELERGTDPLCYVDPHLPIESFQRRDEARVKLVALVQEIMNQRIANPPTDKADRDMLDVLVSIKDEQGEPRFSADEVTGMFISLMFAGHHTSSGTSAWTLIELIRHTDVYAEVLAELEELYADGQEVSFHALRSIPKLDNVVKETLRLHPPLIILMRVAQGEFEVAGFPIHDGDYVAASPAISNRIPEDFPDPDAFKPDRYNKPEQADTVNRWTWIPFGAGRHRCVGAAFAQMQIKAIFSVLLREYDFEMAQPADSYHNDHSKMVVQLASPAKVRYRKRQV; the protein is encoded by the coding sequence ATGACGACATCAACAGCGGTCCCGCGGGTATCGGGCGGCGAGGAAGAACACGGTCACCTCGAGGAGTTCCGCACCGACCCCATCGGCTTGATGAAGCGCGTCCGCGACGAATGCGGCGACGTCGGCTGGTTCCAACTCGTCGACAAACACGTGATCCTGCTGTCGGGTGCCGAGGCGAACGAATTCTTCTTCCGCTCCGCCGACGAGGACCTCGACCAGGCCGCGGCATATCCCTTCATGGCGCCCATCTTCGGGCAGGGCGTGGTGTTCGACGCCAGCCCCGAGCGGCGCAAGGAGATGCTGCACAACTCTGCGCTGCGCGGCGAGCAGATGAAGGGCCACGCCGCCACCATCGAGGATCAGGTCCGCGGCATGATCGCCGACTGGGGCGACGAGGGGGAGATCGAACTGCTCGACTTCTTCTCCGAGTTGACCATCTACACCTCGACGGCCTGCCTGATCGGCGTGAAATTCCGCAACCAGCTCGACCATCGGTTCGCCGAGTACTACCACGAGTTGGAGCGCGGCACCGACCCGCTGTGCTACGTCGACCCGCACCTACCGATCGAGAGCTTCCAGCGTCGTGACGAGGCGCGCGTGAAACTGGTTGCGCTGGTTCAGGAAATCATGAACCAGCGGATCGCCAATCCGCCGACCGACAAGGCCGACCGCGACATGCTCGACGTGCTGGTGTCGATCAAGGACGAGCAGGGCGAGCCGCGGTTCTCCGCCGACGAGGTCACCGGGATGTTCATCTCGCTGATGTTCGCCGGGCACCACACCAGCTCAGGTACGTCGGCCTGGACGCTGATCGAATTGATCAGGCACACCGACGTGTACGCCGAAGTGCTCGCCGAACTCGAAGAGTTGTACGCCGATGGCCAGGAAGTGAGTTTTCATGCGCTGCGGTCGATTCCGAAGCTGGACAACGTCGTCAAGGAGACGCTACGGCTGCACCCGCCGCTGATCATCCTGATGCGGGTCGCTCAAGGCGAGTTCGAGGTGGCCGGCTTCCCGATCCACGACGGCGACTACGTGGCCGCGTCCCCGGCGATCTCCAACCGCATCCCCGAGGACTTCCCGGACCCGGACGCGTTCAAGCCGGACCGCTACAACAAGCCCGAGCAGGCCGACACCGTCAACCGGTGGACCTGGATTCCGTTCGGCGCCGGCCGACACCGTTGCGTCGGAGCCGCTTTCGCACAGATGCAGATCAAGGCGATTTTCTCGGTCCTGTTGCGCGAGTACGACTTCGAGATGGCCCAGCCGGCCGACAGCTATCACAACGACCACTCGAAGATGGTCGTCCAGTTGGCCAGCCCGGCCAAGGTGCGCTACCGCAAGCGCCAGGTATAA
- a CDS encoding ferredoxin: MGFRVEVDLDLCQGHAMCELEAPDYFRVPKRGKVEILDAEPGDEARDEVERAVDMCPTQALLIKED; the protein is encoded by the coding sequence ATGGGTTTTCGCGTAGAAGTCGACCTGGACCTGTGTCAGGGCCATGCGATGTGCGAGCTGGAGGCGCCCGACTACTTTCGGGTGCCCAAGCGCGGAAAAGTCGAGATTCTGGATGCCGAACCCGGAGACGAGGCCCGCGACGAAGTCGAGCGGGCGGTCGACATGTGCCCAACCCAAGCATTACTCATCAAGGAGGATTGA
- a CDS encoding nuclear transport factor 2-like protein, which translates to MASHSRADLENWVDRWLQANRDCEQAGDWRPLGDFYAPEATYGWNIGPKEDVMCVGVDEIRDVALGMEMEGLENWVYEYQKVLIDEKQGEVVGFWKQIVNKSDGSQDEIYGIGGSWFRLNDNALIEWQRDFFDFGHVAYMFGKLVESGDLSEGMQNRIQRSIAGEKLPGYYPLGQAPVPIW; encoded by the coding sequence ATGGCGTCACACTCGCGCGCGGACCTGGAGAACTGGGTCGACCGCTGGCTGCAGGCAAACAGGGACTGCGAGCAGGCCGGCGACTGGCGGCCGCTCGGTGACTTCTACGCCCCCGAGGCCACCTACGGCTGGAACATCGGACCCAAGGAAGACGTGATGTGCGTCGGGGTCGACGAGATCCGCGACGTGGCGCTCGGCATGGAGATGGAGGGCCTGGAGAACTGGGTCTATGAGTACCAGAAGGTGCTCATCGACGAGAAGCAGGGCGAGGTCGTCGGCTTCTGGAAGCAGATCGTCAACAAGTCCGACGGCAGCCAGGACGAGATCTACGGCATCGGCGGCAGTTGGTTCCGGCTGAACGACAACGCGCTCATCGAATGGCAGCGCGACTTCTTCGACTTCGGTCATGTCGCCTACATGTTCGGCAAGCTCGTCGAGTCCGGCGACCTGAGCGAGGGAATGCAGAACCGCATCCAGCGCAGCATCGCGGGTGAGAAGCTGCCCGGCTATTACCCGCTCGGCCAGGCGCCGGTCCCCATCTGGTGA
- a CDS encoding NDMA-dependent alcohol dehydrogenase, with translation MKTKGALIWEFNQPWSIEEIEIGDPQKDEVKIQMEAAGMCHSDHHLVTGGIPMGGFPVLGGHEGAGIVTEVGPGVEDIAVGDHVVLSFIPSCGHCPTCQAGMRNLCDLGAGLLNGAAVSDGTFRIQAKGKDVFPMTLLGTFSPWMVVHKSSVVKIDPSVPFEVAALVGCGVTTGYGSAVRTADIRPGQDVAIVGVGGVGMAALQGAVAAGARYIFAIDPVEWKRDQALKFGATHVYPDIFAAMGGMMEVTYGLMAHKVIVTVGELHGADIDNYLVLTQKGGTCVLTAIGSLVDNNVQLNLAMLTLMQKNLQGTIFGGGNPQFDIPQLLSMYKAGKLNLDDMITRQYKLEQINDGYKDMLEGKNIRGVIRFTDADR, from the coding sequence ATGAAGACCAAAGGCGCGCTGATCTGGGAGTTCAATCAGCCCTGGTCGATCGAGGAAATTGAGATCGGCGACCCGCAGAAGGATGAAGTCAAGATCCAGATGGAAGCGGCGGGCATGTGCCACTCCGACCACCACCTGGTCACCGGCGGAATCCCGATGGGCGGCTTCCCGGTTCTTGGTGGTCACGAGGGCGCCGGCATCGTCACCGAGGTAGGCCCGGGCGTCGAGGACATCGCCGTCGGCGACCACGTGGTGCTGTCCTTCATCCCCTCCTGCGGGCACTGTCCGACCTGTCAGGCCGGCATGCGCAACCTCTGCGACCTGGGCGCCGGACTGCTCAACGGCGCGGCAGTCTCCGACGGCACGTTCCGCATCCAGGCCAAGGGCAAAGACGTCTTCCCGATGACCCTGCTGGGGACCTTCTCGCCCTGGATGGTTGTGCACAAGAGCTCGGTCGTGAAGATCGACCCGTCGGTGCCGTTCGAGGTTGCCGCCCTCGTTGGCTGCGGTGTCACCACCGGTTACGGCTCGGCGGTCCGCACCGCCGACATCCGTCCGGGCCAGGACGTCGCGATCGTCGGTGTCGGTGGCGTCGGCATGGCGGCCCTGCAGGGCGCCGTCGCGGCCGGCGCGCGCTACATCTTCGCGATCGACCCGGTCGAGTGGAAGCGCGACCAGGCCCTGAAGTTCGGCGCCACCCACGTCTACCCCGACATCTTCGCCGCGATGGGCGGGATGATGGAAGTGACCTACGGCCTGATGGCCCACAAGGTGATCGTCACGGTGGGCGAACTGCACGGTGCCGACATCGACAATTACCTGGTCCTCACCCAGAAGGGCGGCACCTGCGTGCTGACCGCCATCGGCAGCCTGGTGGACAACAACGTCCAGCTGAACCTGGCCATGCTGACCCTGATGCAGAAGAACCTGCAGGGCACCATCTTTGGTGGCGGTAACCCGCAGTTCGACATCCCGCAGCTGCTGTCGATGTACAAGGCCGGCAAGCTGAATCTCGACGACATGATCACCCGCCAGTACAAGCTGGAGCAGATCAACGACGGGTACAAAGACATGTTGGAGGGCAAGAACATTCGCGGCGTCATCCGCTTCACCGACGCCGACCGGTAA
- a CDS encoding ketosteroid isomerase family protein, translating to MSAETAEKSPALAASQSSWRCVQAHDREGWLALMADDVVVEDPIGKSITNPEGTGVRGKDGVAEFYDTNIAANNLTITCEETFPSSDPNEVAHILVLDSKFDNGITSSVRGVFTYRTNAAGLIANMRGYWNLDMMKFGQQE from the coding sequence ATGTCCGCCGAAACCGCCGAAAAGTCCCCCGCACTGGCCGCTTCCCAGTCGTCGTGGCGCTGCGTCCAGGCCCACGACCGGGAGGGCTGGCTGGCCCTGATGGCCGACGACGTGGTGGTCGAAGACCCGATCGGCAAGTCGATCACCAACCCCGAGGGCACCGGCGTGCGCGGCAAGGACGGCGTCGCGGAGTTCTACGACACCAACATCGCGGCCAACAACCTCACGATCACGTGCGAGGAGACGTTTCCGTCGAGTGATCCGAACGAGGTCGCGCATATCTTGGTGTTGGACAGCAAGTTCGACAACGGAATCACCAGCAGCGTGCGGGGCGTGTTCACCTATCGAACCAATGCCGCGGGGCTGATCGCGAACATGCGCGGCTACTGGAACCTCGACATGATGAAGTTCGGCCAACAG